Proteins from a genomic interval of Zingiber officinale cultivar Zhangliang chromosome 2A, Zo_v1.1, whole genome shotgun sequence:
- the LOC122042293 gene encoding receptor-like cytosolic serine/threonine-protein kinase RBK2 — protein MIPTFIPLFSWRHKMEDTGECTSHALRRLCSRKPPKHGKPVNPARERHGSRLPTSLSAPDLKGLETSPKESTSSEETQIDRIDSLWHGFFHLWRHKSFRRFSSFPPFGMAKHSKTGRRSSSKSLSENQESSPPFFVMPSCENFTISQLEKATDHFSPENLIGKGGFSEIYRGCLDDGQLVAVKRIAKGTSDEITQNFLSEMGILVHVNHPNTAKLIGAEVEGGMHLVFVLSPHGSLESFLHESEERLDWEKRYRIAVGTAKGLEYLHQRCRRRIIHRDIKAANILLTEDFEPQICDFGLAKWLPDQVTHQTSSNFEGTFGYLAPEYCTDGVVDEKTDVFAFGILLLELITGRRAITSEQESLSMWAKPLLEQDKIKELVDPSLGDSYDEMQLIRAANTARSCIQHSPVMRPCMSKVISALTGEEDEGDSRITTHQKETGRRTNSEGTDDDDEDEYNETKNLNDLDRHKQIAFDFQNQ, from the exons atgattcCGACTTTTATCCCATTGTTTTCTTGGAGGCATAAAATGGAGGATACTGGGGAATGCACTAGCCACGCACTTCGCAG ATTGTGCAGTAGGAAACCTCCAAAGCATGGGAAACCCGTCAATCCAGCGCGCGAACGCCATGGCTCGAGATTACCCACCTCCCTCTCTGCTCCAG ATTTGAAAGGCTTGGAGACGAGCCCCAAGGAGAGCACTTCCAGCGAGGAAACCCAAATCGACCGAATCGACTCGCTGTGGCACGGCTTCTTCCACCTGTGGAGGCACAAATCCTTCAGACGCTTCTCCAGCTTCCCTCCCTTCGGCATGGCGAAGCACTCCAAAAcagggaggaggagcagcagcaAAAGCCTCTCCGAAAACCAAGAATCATCGCCGCCTTTCTTCGTCATGCCTTCTTGCGAAAACTTCACCATTTCTCAGCTCGAGAAGGCAACCGACCACTTCAGCCCTG AGAATCTGATAGGGAAAGGAGGCTTCTCAGAGATTTACAGAGGATGTCTAGATGATGGCCAGCTCGTGGCGGTAAAAAGGATCGCCAAGGGCACGAGCGATGAAATTACTCAGAATTTCCTATCCGAAATGGGAATTCTAGTCCACGTGAATCACCCAAACACAGCCAAGCTGATCGGAGCCGAGGTGGAAGGGGGCATGCATCTCGTCTTCGTCCTGTCTCCGCATGGAAGTCTGGAAAGCTTTCTTCACG AGTCGGAGGAGAGACTGGACTGGGAGAAACGATACAGGATCGCCGTGGGGACGGCGAAGGGGCTCGAGTATCTCCATCAGAGGTGCCGAAGACGCATCATTCATCGCGATATTAAAGCTGCCAACATACTGCTCACTGAGGACTTTGAACCGCAG ATATGCGATTTTGGGCTTGCAAAGTGGCTGCCAGATCAAGTAACACACCAAACATCGTCAAACTTTGAAGGCACATTTGG ATATCTTGCTCCTGAGTACTGCACCGATGGTGTTGTCGACGAGAAGACCGACGTGTTTGCCTTCGGCATCCTGCTGCTCGAGCTCATCACCGGCCGCAGGGCCATCACTTCGGAGCAGGAGAGCCTGTCGATGTGG GCTAAGCCACTGCTCGAGCAGGACAAGATCAAGGAGCTGGTCGATCCTTCTCTGGGTGATTCTTACGACGAAATGCAGTTAATTCGTGCAGCAAACACGGCGCGCTCATGCATTCAGCACTCTCCTGTTATGCGCCCCTGCATGAGCAAG GTCATAAGTGCGCTGACAGGGGAAGAAGATGAAGGTGATAGCCGGATTACAACGCATCAGAAAGAGACTGGAAGGAGGACAAACTCTGAGGGGACCGACGACGACGATGAGGATGAATACAATGAGACGAAGAATTTGAACGATTTGGATCGGCACAAGCAGATTGCTTTCGACTTCCAAAACCAGTAG